A region from the Wansuia hejianensis genome encodes:
- a CDS encoding DNA-3-methyladenine glycosylase I: MVRCKWCLGNEKMVKYHDEEWGIPLHDDRKQFEYLMMEVMQCGLNWNMMIQKREIFRQCFEDFDYERVARYGEEDIQKILETEGMIKSRRKTEAVIHDAECFLEVRKEFGSFSNYLWSFTKGKTILYAGHQKGRIPAKNGLSDTVSKDLKKRGFKYLGSVTVYSHLQACGMVNDHVEECFRYQDIVEHYPVIHKRRDNEG; this comes from the coding sequence ATGGTAAGATGTAAATGGTGTCTGGGCAATGAAAAAATGGTAAAATACCACGACGAGGAATGGGGAATTCCCCTCCATGACGACAGGAAACAATTTGAATATCTGATGATGGAGGTAATGCAGTGCGGCCTGAACTGGAACATGATGATCCAGAAACGTGAGATTTTCCGCCAGTGTTTTGAAGATTTTGATTATGAGAGGGTGGCCCGCTACGGAGAAGAGGATATACAAAAGATCCTGGAGACGGAGGGGATGATAAAGTCGAGGCGCAAAACTGAGGCGGTCATTCATGATGCGGAATGTTTTCTGGAGGTGAGAAAAGAATTCGGGTCCTTCAGCAACTATCTGTGGAGCTTTACAAAAGGGAAAACAATCCTTTACGCCGGACATCAGAAAGGACGGATACCGGCGAAAAACGGGCTGTCAGATACAGTGAGTAAAGATTTGAAAAAACGGGGCTTCAAATATCTGGGTTCTGTGACCGTATATTCCCATCTCCAGGCTTGTGGGATGGTCAATGACCATGTGGAGGAGTGCTTCAGGTATCAGGATATTGTGGAGCACTATCCGGTTATACATAAACGGAGAGATAATGAGGGTTGA
- a CDS encoding PAS domain S-box protein, with translation MGKKMLQEAEALARKILVTYFCESDMEFMISTFADDIIWLGGGEKQKAEGKEAVAASFRMGKDGMIACDMSEEVYHSIDLGGGSYLCEAVSRLRSRPESGAYLNTVQRDTFVFREKDGRLETVHIHNSIPYAPIKDDELFPLEEGRREFERLQSALNIRNIEYEHQAKFLEQLYNTVPCGILQFSTDAAHELIALNPMTWKLYGYDSEEEYRSHIKSPLQAVEPEDYDWIVNTIEGLALNGRAVSYHRRCIRKSGEEAWINVVMGRIVNSNGQEVIQAVFTDITDQMRLEKAQEQERILENWFLIKDAILKCRRSAPLMFPLLIRRISKH, from the coding sequence TTGGGTAAGAAGATGTTGCAGGAGGCAGAGGCCCTGGCCCGCAAGATACTGGTCACGTATTTCTGCGAATCTGATATGGAATTTATGATCTCTACTTTTGCAGATGACATAATCTGGCTGGGAGGCGGAGAAAAGCAGAAGGCAGAAGGGAAGGAAGCCGTTGCGGCCAGCTTCCGGATGGGGAAGGATGGTATGATAGCCTGCGATATGTCTGAAGAGGTGTACCATTCTATTGACCTGGGAGGCGGCAGTTACCTGTGTGAAGCTGTCAGCAGGCTCCGGAGCAGGCCGGAAAGCGGAGCGTATCTCAACACGGTCCAGCGGGACACATTCGTATTTCGTGAGAAAGACGGACGGCTGGAAACGGTGCATATCCACAATTCTATTCCCTATGCGCCCATTAAGGACGATGAGCTGTTTCCGCTGGAGGAGGGCCGCAGGGAATTTGAGAGGCTTCAGTCTGCTCTGAACATCAGGAATATTGAATATGAGCATCAGGCTAAGTTCCTGGAACAGCTATATAACACGGTGCCTTGCGGAATACTGCAGTTTTCAACGGATGCCGCCCATGAGCTGATTGCGCTGAATCCCATGACCTGGAAGCTTTATGGGTACGATTCAGAGGAAGAGTACCGCAGCCATATTAAAAGTCCGCTGCAGGCGGTTGAGCCGGAGGACTATGACTGGATCGTGAACACCATTGAAGGGCTTGCGCTGAACGGAAGAGCAGTATCCTATCACCGGAGATGCATCCGGAAAAGCGGGGAAGAAGCCTGGATCAATGTGGTGATGGGACGGATTGTGAACAGCAATGGCCAGGAAGTGATACAGGCAGTGTTTACGGATATCACAGACCAGATGCGCCTGGAGAAAGCCCAGGAGCAGGAACGGATTCTTGAAAACTGGTTCCTAATAAAGGATGCTATTTTGAAATGCAGGAGGAGTGCGCCGTTGATGTTTCCGCTTCTTATCAGGAGGATTTCGAAGCATTGA